A stretch of the Sulfurimonas sp. HSL3-1 genome encodes the following:
- a CDS encoding abortive infection family protein: MENLLKFFESTQQLIQKQREALLHKVNTITGYELVSFAHDKFSDMAAGANRDDEIYTILRNRLVQNKSFEQHLPIWLKQNRDVRQFWDFIKNKFPTYEERRIFIKNEFLPLLDKLEFQTLAPIEETITFDEKHIHEYWIKAIERKGNDPEGAITMARTLIESVLKHILDEQDIEYDVNMDLSELYKKVQKHLNLAPEQHQEAIFKQILGGASGIINGLGTLRNKLGDAHGSTKTKVKPLERHGELAVNMAGSMAIFLYKTYTESKEDK, translated from the coding sequence ATGGAAAATCTTCTAAAATTTTTTGAAAGTACTCAACAACTAATTCAAAAACAAAGGGAAGCATTACTTCACAAAGTTAATACAATCACTGGCTATGAGCTTGTTAGTTTTGCACATGATAAATTTAGTGATATGGCTGCAGGTGCTAATCGTGATGACGAAATATACACAATACTCAGAAACCGGCTTGTACAAAACAAAAGCTTTGAACAGCATTTACCAATCTGGCTAAAACAAAATAGAGATGTAAGACAGTTTTGGGATTTTATTAAAAATAAATTTCCGACTTACGAAGAAAGAAGAATATTTATAAAAAATGAGTTTTTACCACTACTTGATAAATTAGAATTCCAAACACTTGCCCCAATAGAAGAAACAATAACTTTTGATGAAAAGCATATCCATGAATATTGGATCAAAGCAATAGAACGCAAAGGTAATGACCCCGAGGGTGCTATTACCATGGCAAGGACTCTCATCGAAAGTGTTTTAAAACATATTCTAGATGAGCAAGACATAGAGTATGATGTCAATATGGATCTATCTGAATTATATAAAAAGGTGCAAAAACATTTAAATCTTGCTCCAGAACAACATCAAGAAGCGATTTTCAAACAAATTCTTGGTGGAGCCAGCGGCATTATTAATGGTCTAGGAACTTTGAGAAATAAACTAGGGGATGCCCATGGAAGCACTAAGACAAAAGTAAAACCTCTGGAGCGCCATGGTGAGTTAGCAGTTAATATGGCAGGTTCTATGGCAATCTTTTTATATAAGACCTATACTGAGAGTAAAGAGGATAAATGA
- a CDS encoding phospholipase D family protein, with protein sequence MNIISDAKKIDKKMTSLIKKYQEIYIATAWATLGSDSSQALLNYSKKISMMIVGVSGYNTSPEFIETFLNVNSVKYMFSTKGVIFHPKIYLFMNSKSDWECLIGSANFTRGGLANNIEMMVHLNSQDADTKTFIDNILDEINKYFSLAYRMTHEKYQIYLKDYNAQENNRNNVDKSNENAQQLMTETPINLLSWKNFFDKAKHALDDSLEERLKLLEHVQEYFKKYSSLSEMPDDIVRQIAGTINYGEHDVNWMYFGHMVSPYFKKQIIESADEFSKALDAIPLEGEVSKEMYMKFVNFVQSNVPYGFGVKSLSRLLAMKRPDIFYCVTKNNTYPVYRDFNMDELKQHDYERYWDEVIVNIHDTPWYKSLEPSSDEERKVWKVRAAMLDIITY encoded by the coding sequence ATGAATATTATCAGTGATGCGAAGAAGATTGATAAAAAAATGACCTCATTAATAAAAAAATATCAAGAGATTTATATCGCCACCGCATGGGCTACTTTAGGTTCGGATTCTTCCCAAGCTCTTTTAAATTATTCAAAAAAAATCTCTATGATGATAGTCGGTGTATCCGGTTACAACACTTCACCTGAGTTCATAGAAACTTTCTTGAATGTAAATAGCGTCAAATATATGTTTAGTACTAAAGGTGTTATTTTTCATCCTAAGATTTATTTGTTTATGAACTCTAAATCAGATTGGGAGTGTCTAATAGGCAGCGCAAACTTCACACGTGGAGGGCTTGCAAATAATATTGAGATGATGGTTCATCTAAATAGTCAAGATGCTGACACCAAGACATTCATCGATAATATTTTAGATGAAATCAACAAGTACTTTTCACTTGCTTATCGGATGACCCACGAAAAATATCAAATATATTTGAAAGACTATAATGCACAAGAAAATAATAGAAACAATGTAGATAAGTCCAATGAAAATGCTCAACAATTAATGACTGAAACTCCAATTAACTTATTAAGTTGGAAAAATTTTTTTGACAAAGCAAAACATGCTTTAGACGATTCACTGGAAGAACGTTTGAAATTACTAGAACATGTACAAGAGTATTTTAAAAAATATAGCAGTTTGAGTGAAATGCCAGATGACATCGTAAGACAAATTGCCGGCACCATTAACTATGGAGAGCATGACGTTAATTGGATGTATTTCGGTCACATGGTCTCTCCCTATTTTAAAAAGCAAATCATAGAATCAGCTGACGAATTTTCAAAAGCATTAGATGCGATTCCTTTAGAAGGCGAGGTTTCTAAAGAAATGTACATGAAGTTTGTTAATTTTGTCCAATCAAACGTGCCTTACGGATTTGGGGTAAAAAGCTTGAGTAGACTATTAGCGATGAAAAGACCTGACATTTTTTATTGTGTAACAAAGAATAATACCTATCCTGTTTATAGAGATTTTAATATGGATGAGCTCAAACAACATGATTATGAAAGATATTGGGACGAGGTTATTGTGAATATACATGATACTCCTTGGTATAAAAGCTTGGAACCTTCTAGTGATGAAGAACGAAAGGTTTGGAAGGTACGGGCCGCAATGCTGGATATCATTACCTATTAA
- a CDS encoding restriction endonuclease subunit S, which translates to MTAVSKVPKLRFPEFSDEWHENFIGELYTNLKTGSTPSRLVKDYFQGNNLWITSGELNFGHINDTIEKISDQAIKDTNLRLYPVGTFFIAITGLEAPGTRGKCAINDIPATTNQSCMAFYETDEIHTKFLFYWYLKYGIPLYYKYAQGTKQQSFNNTIVEKFVLHYPSKPEQQKIASFLNAVDTKIEKLTKKQELLEQYKKGGMQKIFSQEIRFRADDKSEFPEWKEKLFGEIYSFINTNSFSRALMNDVQGRVKNIHYGDIHTKYRSNFHINKENVPFLNDDIEISKIKDEQYCQVKDLVIADASEDYKDIGKTIELIDLQNEKLLAGLHTYIARDKNDVMALGFASYLMQTNNIRNQIMKSATGISVLGISKNNLSNVKFLLPSKEEQTKIADFLSAIDTKIDLVSKELQNAKQFKKALLQQMFI; encoded by the coding sequence ATGACTGCGGTAAGCAAAGTTCCGAAGTTACGGTTTCCTGAGTTTAGTGATGAATGGCATGAAAATTTCATTGGAGAGTTATATACAAACCTGAAAACTGGATCGACTCCCAGCAGACTTGTTAAAGACTATTTTCAAGGAAACAATCTTTGGATAACTAGTGGTGAATTAAATTTTGGTCATATTAATGACACAATTGAAAAAATCTCTGATCAAGCAATCAAAGATACAAATTTACGCCTTTACCCAGTGGGTACATTTTTTATTGCGATTACAGGATTAGAAGCTCCTGGTACACGAGGTAAATGTGCAATCAATGATATTCCAGCTACGACAAATCAGTCATGTATGGCATTTTATGAAACAGACGAAATACATACTAAGTTTTTGTTTTATTGGTATCTAAAATATGGCATACCCCTTTATTACAAGTATGCACAAGGTACGAAGCAACAAAGTTTCAATAATACAATAGTTGAAAAGTTTGTTTTACACTATCCTTCGAAACCTGAACAACAAAAAATCGCCTCTTTCCTCAACGCCGTCGATACCAAAATCGAAAAGCTCACTAAAAAACAGGAGCTGCTTGAGCAGTACAAAAAAGGGGGGATGCAAAAAATCTTCTCGCAGGAGATTCGCTTCAGAGCGGATGACAAGAGTGAGTTTCCGGAATGGAAAGAGAAGCTATTTGGAGAGATTTACTCTTTCATCAACACGAACAGCTTTTCAAGAGCTCTGATGAATGATGTACAAGGAAGGGTCAAAAACATTCATTATGGGGACATCCATACAAAATATCGTTCTAATTTCCACATAAACAAAGAAAACGTACCCTTCCTCAACGACGATATAGAAATCAGTAAGATAAAAGATGAACAGTATTGTCAAGTGAAAGATTTGGTTATTGCGGACGCCTCTGAAGACTACAAAGATATTGGTAAAACAATTGAGTTGATAGATTTGCAGAATGAAAAGCTTTTAGCGGGTTTGCATACATACATTGCCAGGGACAAAAATGATGTAATGGCACTTGGGTTTGCCAGCTATCTGATGCAGACAAACAATATTAGAAATCAGATTATGAAATCGGCAACGGGTATATCGGTATTAGGAATCTCGAAAAACAATTTGTCAAACGTGAAGTTTTTACTTCCTTCAAAAGAAGAACAAACCAAGATAGCCGATTTTCTCTCCGCCATCGACACAAAGATAGACCTCGTTTCCAAAGAGCTGCAAAACGCCAAGCAATTTAAAAAAGCACTACTACAACAGATGTTTATATAA
- a CDS encoding globin domain-containing protein, which produces MIPEEHYDNLQKSAPKVAENINAITEQTFKILLTEHPELKVLFQGAKADMPQQFSFAVIALTSFIDRPEKMKTYAEKFKAMYPTATPEQFELIFEALLKGMKQVLDRKAPPKAINAWDAALTHLNHDYLYSQTV; this is translated from the coding sequence ATGATCCCGGAGGAGCATTACGACAACCTGCAAAAAAGCGCCCCAAAGGTGGCAGAGAACATCAATGCCATTACCGAGCAGACGTTTAAAATCCTGCTGACGGAGCACCCGGAACTGAAGGTACTGTTCCAGGGAGCCAAAGCCGACATGCCCCAGCAATTCAGCTTTGCCGTCATTGCACTGACCAGCTTTATCGACCGCCCCGAAAAAATGAAAACGTATGCAGAAAAATTCAAAGCCATGTATCCCACCGCAACGCCTGAGCAGTTCGAGCTCATCTTCGAAGCGCTGCTCAAAGGCATGAAACAGGTTCTGGATCGCAAAGCCCCGCCAAAAGCCATCAACGCTTGGGATGCCGCACTGACCCATCTTAATCACGACTACCTGTACAGCCAAACTGTTTGA
- a CDS encoding DUF4197 domain-containing protein translates to MVLTTQTLNAGLFDSIMETVTKTTSGETQTNDASGLSITDIDGGLREALNKGVKQAIEQLGQQDGFLGNSLVKIPVPDKLMMVEKGLRKAGMGKYADDFVTAMNRAAEKAVPETAKIFADTISAMSIEDAKKILTGPDNAATEYFREHSGPALQAAILPIVQQYTQETEVTQYYKTMVDTYDSYGAPVLEQTGVTKLLGSLSGESNATQYDPRDLDGYITAKGVDGLFTVIAEEEKQIRTDPAARTTELLQKVFGN, encoded by the coding sequence GTGGTACTCACGACCCAGACCCTCAATGCCGGGCTGTTCGACTCCATCATGGAGACAGTGACAAAAACGACTTCTGGGGAGACGCAGACGAACGATGCCTCCGGGCTCTCGATCACGGATATCGACGGCGGTTTGCGCGAGGCGCTCAACAAGGGTGTCAAACAGGCCATTGAACAGTTGGGGCAGCAGGACGGTTTCCTCGGTAACAGCCTGGTGAAGATCCCGGTGCCCGACAAGCTGATGATGGTCGAGAAGGGGTTGCGCAAGGCGGGGATGGGCAAGTATGCCGATGACTTCGTCACGGCGATGAACCGGGCGGCGGAGAAGGCCGTGCCGGAGACGGCGAAGATCTTTGCCGACACCATCTCCGCCATGAGCATCGAGGATGCGAAGAAGATCCTGACGGGTCCGGACAACGCGGCGACGGAGTATTTCCGCGAACACTCCGGCCCGGCGCTGCAGGCGGCGATCTTGCCGATTGTCCAGCAGTACACCCAGGAGACAGAGGTAACGCAGTACTACAAGACAATGGTCGATACCTACGACAGTTACGGCGCGCCGGTGCTGGAGCAGACGGGAGTCACGAAGCTGCTTGGTTCCTTGTCGGGTGAATCGAACGCGACGCAGTACGACCCGCGCGACCTCGACGGCTACATCACGGCCAAGGGGGTCGACGGCCTCTTTACGGTCATTGCCGAAGAGGAGAAGCAGATCCGTACCGACCCTGCGGCGCGTACGACGGAGCTCCTGCAGAAGGTTTTCGGCAACTGA